The sequence TCAGCTAGTTAGATCCGGTTGATCAGCTAGTTAGTTCCGGTTGATCAGCTAGTTAGTTCCGGTTGATCAGCTAGTTAGTTCCGGTTGATCAGCTAGTTAGTTCCGGTTGATCAGCTAGGTAGTTCCGGTTGATCAGCTAGTTAGTTCCGGTTGATCAGCTAGTTAGATCCGGTTGATCAGCTAGTTAGATCCGGTTGATCAGCTAGTTAGATCCGGTTGATCAGCTAGTTAGATCCGGTTGATCAGCTGGTTAGAGgatgtgagtgtctgtgtgcccCTCCCAGGCCCAGAGAGCGTCACCAGAATAAAGAGATGGTGTGAGCGGCGTTTGGTTCTCCCCCCGGAGGAGCGGACCCTGGAGGAGCGGACCCTGGAGGAGCGGACCCTGGAGGAGCGGACCCTGGAGGAGCGGACCCTGGAGGACCCTGGAGGAGCGGACCCCGGAGGAGCGGACCCTGGAGGAGCGGACCCCGGAGCAGCGGACCCTGGAGGAGCGGACCCCGGAGCAGCGGACCCTGGAGGAGCGGACCCTGGAGGAGCGGACCCTGGAGGAGCGGACCCTGGAGGAGCGGACCCTGGAGGAGCGGACCTGGAGCCGCTCTGAACACGCTGAGTTCTGTTCTGACGGGAGGAGCGAGCCATGAACCAACGCGTCCCAGAATAGCTGCTCGTGGAGTCAGGAGATGAGATCGACTCATCAGTCGTGACATCGCAGTGTGAGACACCAGGAGACAAAGGAACACGCAGTGGTATTATGGTCTGTAGAACATTACGCAACATGCAACCATCAGGGGAGACTGACGATAACATCAACAATCATGAAAAAGGTTATATCGCTGTGGTGGGGGCTGTGGGGTCCCGGTGGGGGCTGTGGGGGTCCATGGTCCCAGTGGGGTCTGTTGGGGTCTCTCTGGGGTCCCGGGGGGGGCAGCTGATGTTTTGATCCAGGACTGCTTACTGTACGTAAACGTATCGGCCCGAGCCTCTCACAGCATCAGGTGGCACCGcaaaccgcacgcacacacgcacgcacgcacgcacgcacgcacacacacactcacacaaccacacacacacacacacacacacacacacacacacacacaccgctacaaAGACACGCAGCACAGGCTCCAAATGCCAAGGAGCTACGGTGTCaccgagagggaggggggaaggggggggggagagggagggagagtgggagagggagggagggagggggggggatagagagagagagagagaggggggggaatcggagagagagagagagagggagagagagagagagagggggattggagtgagagagagagagagacacagagagagatacagagaggtcCACAGCGCAGCGATCAGACAGCAGAGAGCTTCCTGACGAGGAGACtgaggcgagggagggagagacaggttgACTGATCGACGTCACTTCCTGATTGGAGCCCGGCTATTTCTGCAGAACAGCCCCCACCTGGCCGGGGGTCTCGAGCTCTGTGGCAGAGCCGTCGGACCAAGATGGCGCATGTGCTCTACAAAACAAACGCTCCTGAGAGGATCCCGGTGTGATCCCGACTCCGGACGCTACGACCTCCACCGAGACGCTCGCTGCCCGGACGGGAGACActtgatggagggaggggggcccaCAGCAGGGGTACCGCTGATCGACTGCCTGGCCTGAACCCCGGAGCCCCGGGGGTCTCAGAGAGCTGAAGCCACTGCAGAAAATGCAACAGTTTTCCGGGAGGCGGAGGAACGGAGGTGAGCATCACAGACAGGCTGCGGCCGCGCGGCTGATCGCACCTCTAAATATACCCCTCAGCACCGCCCGGGGCTCCAGCCACGCTGTCGGATATCGGTATTATCTCTACCATGAAAATATGTTCCTggcattgttgttattttaCCTCTGCTGTTATTCTTAGTGCAATGATATAAGAATAAGAAATGTACACTAAAATGTGTGTACTACTAattagtctgtctgtctgctgtctatctctgtgtatTTATCTATCGAACCATCTAGTtagctatctgtctgtctatctgtctcagcatctagctagctgtctgtctgtctgtctgtctgtctaagcATCTAGCTAGCatctatttgtctgtctgtctgtctgtctgtctgtctgtctgtctgtctgtctaagcATCTAGCTAGCatctatttgtctgtctgtctgtctgtctgtctgtctgtcgagcTAACCATGTATCCATGGATAAGGTAAGAATAGAGAGTGGGAGATGTGTAGCGCGGTGAGCCTGTTGTCAGATCCTGGCAGCGCAGTGATCTGCTCGCTGAGTGCTGAAGAACCGGCTCCCAGAATGTCAGATATTAATATCCCTGGTCCACCCCACGTCTCGCTTCCTAGCAACTGGAGTTCTCAGGAACCGtcaccataaacacacacacacacacacacacacgtgcgcaaacacacgagcgcacacacacgagtgcacgtgcacaaactcacacacacgcatatacaaacacacacagtcacacacatacatgcgcatacacaaacaaacacacacacacacacacacacacacagacagacacagaaatacacacacgtacagacacacacacgcaccgaaatacacacacggacacacaataacacacttacattcacacacaaagacacgcacaccaATTCATACAAATTCAAGTCTAACCACCAGTTGATTTTTCTTCAGTAGAAACAAAACATGACTTTACAGTATCACAATAAACAGTGAAATCTGTGGGTACTGACCTCCATTGCAGCTGGAGAAATGATTTAGcaacgtcaatttaagaacagaATGAGGGTTTGTTTGCTGAGGGAGCTTCTCTCTGTAAGAGGGAACACCGGTACATCCATTTGACTGTTTGCGTTTAAATAGCTTAGCGAGCCATTAGCCCGAGCACAGAGCAGAGGGCATCGTAATGGACTTCAGCCTCAGTGGCCAATCTGGATTCAAAATCAATAACTCAATCAATCAAATCTTAGTGGCTCATGTTGTTATAATGAATTTAAACAATCAATTAAGATGATGATTATTGATTGGATGAATGcaaataaaaattataataaacaaaataatatcaAAATGCCATGCCTGGAGTACTGTTCAGGGCTTCAGGGGATcaacctgtccctctccctctgtcggtCTAATCTTTCACTCTTGTACATAGTACTCTAGCTTCTAGTTGTGTCTGGTGATGACTCCAGCAAACAGGTGGCTTCAGAGTGGTAGGGCTTCTGACTCGAGACTGGCTGCTTATTAATGTTTATCTCACAGAGAAGACTTGTATGATCAAACCGTAACGGCGGACTGTGAGAATTATTCGATAGTttgctttatttgtatttatttcatgcTTTTATGTGTCCAAATGCTTGACTGCATTCTCAATGTAATCCCGACAGAGCGTTTCTAAAGATAGAACAGGAGCAGCAACTTGTCAGAGGAAATTAAATAACAAGTAATTCGATCATTCTATATGATTCTGTTAGCATAGAAGCTCTGAACCAATAGGACGCTGTTGGAAACACAAGACATCTATCacattaaaaacatttgaatgtcAATTAAGTCAAAACCAATGACGCATTTGTTTCATCTTTGGATTGGGAAGTGAGGTGCTAGCGAAACTATCAATATAATAGAGAATTGTGCCACGAGTAGAACTGAATATTGTTTGTTCCTCTGTCCTCCCCAGAACCGGCTGACGTCACGATAACACAACATACCGACGTTCTGCTGGTGAAAGACTTTCATCTCCCCGTCTCATTGGTCCTGACAAAGGCATGAGTGTTGGACGGAGCCCCCACTACAGCGTCGTGTCCTGTGAAGAGCGAGGCCTGCCTCTGGGAGCCATGCCGGCCGTGGGCAGCTTCGGGAACGGGAAGATCCACACGCGGCGCAAAGCCCACGGCCGCTTCGTCAACAAGACCGGCCAGTGCAACATCAGCTTCTCCAACATGGACGAGAAGTCCTCGCGCTACTTATCGGACATCTTCACCACCTGCGTGGACATCCGCTGGCGCTACATGTTCCTGGTGTTCAGCCTGGTGTTTGTGGCGTCCTGGCTGACCTTCGGCCTGGCCTTCTGGGCCATCGGCCTGCTGCACGGGGACATGGAGGCCGGGGAGGACGACGACGCCTTCACGCCGTGCACCATGCAGGTCCGCACCTTCGTGGCTGCCTTCCTGTTCTCCGTGGAGACGCAGACCACCATCGGGTACGGCGCCCGCTACGTGACGGAGGAGTGCCCCATGGCCGTCTCCATGGTGGTGCTGCAGTCCATCGTGGGCTGCATCATCGACGCCTTCATGATCGGCGCCATCATGGTCAAGATGGCGCGGCCCAAGAAGCGCGCCAAGACGCTGCTGTTCAGCCACAACGCCGTCATCGCCATGCGGGACGGGAAGCTGTCGCTCATGTTCCGGGTGGGGAACCTGAGGAAGAGCCACATCGTGGAGGCCCACGTCCGCGCCCAGCTGGTCAAGCCCCGTCTGACGGAGGAGGGCGAGTACATCCCCCTGGACCAGATCGACATGAACGTCGGCTACGACAAGGGCATCGACCGGCTCTTCCTGGTCgcccccatcaccatcatccaCGAGATCGACGAGGAGAGCCCGCTGTTCGGCATCAGCAAGCAGGACCTGGTGACGTCGGACTTTGAGATCGTGATCATTCTGGAGGGGATGGTGGAGGCCACGGCCATGACCACCCAGGCCCGCAGCTCCTACCTGTCCTCGGAGATCCTGTGGGGGTACCGGTTTGAGCCGGTGGTCTTTGAGGAGAGGAACCACTACAAGGTGGACTACGCACACTTTCACAAGACCTTCGAGGTCCCTTCCACGCCGCGATGCAGCGCCAAGGACATCGATGACCAGAAGAGTTCGACCTCCAGCGGTCATTCGTTCTGCTATGAGAACGAGCTGGCCTTCATCAGCAGGGATGAGGAGGACGAAGGTGAGGTGATGAAGGACGGAGCTCTGAGGGAACCTCCAGCGCGGCCGGAGGAGCACGTGAAGCTCGGCCTGGATCAGACTCCGCTGCGCAAGGAGTCAGAGATATGATCCTGCTGGGTGAAGGTTCTTTCTGGATTATTCGTTTGGTTCCTTCCAGATGCAGGAAGGAGAGTGAAAGAACTGTCATGAGGGAACTCTGGAGCGTCGTGGCAGACCGGAGCAGGGTTTAGAACGGACCTTCTGTCTGGTTTGGCTTTTTCTGTCTTCAAATGCAAACAAGAACATTACATTTCAATGAAACAGTTTAAAGATGAACCAGGATGTTGTGATCACGTGTTGTTAACGACCCAGCGGGGGGTGGAGTGGTTCCAGTCCCGAGGGTTTTCTTTAGAACACAAGTGTTTGGAGGAGGATTGTGTTCCACGTCTTCAGTGCAGTATCCGTCGACACCAACACCTAACTCTACAAACGGAATGAGACGGCAACAAAAGGGTCTAGCCTAATTGAATGACACagtttaaattataaacctaagaTTATCTAAATGCAGCTAAGGAGATGGATTTGGCTCATTACCTACAAGTAGATCATATCAAAGTAAAACTACAATAAACCCACGTTGCACGCTGACCGGAGGAAGCCTTTGCCCCAGGCAGACCTCCGGCTCCCCACAAATACCAGGCGAGAACGTCAGCGAGAGAACAAACACAGCCGGGGGCGCAATGACGGCCAGGACTGACCTCCCGCCCGAGGTGCACTGGCTCCTGCAGCGAGGAGACCGAGAGACAGGTCTCTGGGAGACAGGGCTGCTGGACCACCGGGGTACCCCCGTGGTCCAGCAGCCCTGTCTCCCAGAGACAGGTCTTTGGGAGACAGGGCTGCTGGACCACAGGGGGTACCACCGTGTACCTGAGGCTGAGGGGGATTCACACTTCTCAGACGCCAGAGTATAAGACGGGAGggaaaaaatacaaagaaaggTTTGGAATCTATAAGACATGCCTGGTTTCATGGCCGAGGTTTATCTCTGGAAGAAAATAGTGAATACTGGCCAATCCAGAGAATGCAGATGCTGCCAACCTGCCGTTCAATCAAACACAGAGGCAGAAGCAGTGTGCCATGAAATGGGACTGAATTACATTAACTTCAGCATGAATATATTTGAATTGTTCCAAACCAAAAAGAGAACCAAAAGCAAAGGGTGAAGGTTCAGTGGGCCGCACCTGGCCCAGCCCCGGGCGCCGCCCACTGGCTCTGGCCCCGGGGCCGGCGTGGAGCGCTGAAGATCCCAGAGGAAGACGGAAATCATTCGTGCCAAATTGAGACTGGGGACAGGCTTGTAGTGGCCCCCATAGGAAACCAAGAGCCTAATTAAGACTGCAGAGTTACACCCTGACACACGCCTCCAGGGTGAAGCAGCTCTGTCTGCATGAGGCTGAcgacccgcacacaca comes from Gadus macrocephalus chromosome 2, ASM3116895v1 and encodes:
- the LOC132470308 gene encoding ATP-sensitive inward rectifier potassium channel 12-like codes for the protein MSVGRSPHYSVVSCEERGLPLGAMPAVGSFGNGKIHTRRKAHGRFVNKTGQCNISFSNMDEKSSRYLSDIFTTCVDIRWRYMFLVFSLVFVASWLTFGLAFWAIGLLHGDMEAGEDDDAFTPCTMQVRTFVAAFLFSVETQTTIGYGARYVTEECPMAVSMVVLQSIVGCIIDAFMIGAIMVKMARPKKRAKTLLFSHNAVIAMRDGKLSLMFRVGNLRKSHIVEAHVRAQLVKPRLTEEGEYIPLDQIDMNVGYDKGIDRLFLVAPITIIHEIDEESPLFGISKQDLVTSDFEIVIILEGMVEATAMTTQARSSYLSSEILWGYRFEPVVFEERNHYKVDYAHFHKTFEVPSTPRCSAKDIDDQKSSTSSGHSFCYENELAFISRDEEDEGEVMKDGALREPPARPEEHVKLGLDQTPLRKESEI